The Verrucomicrobiia bacterium genome segment AAATCCACCCTGCTGAACGCGCTCGTTGGGACGAAAGTCTCGATCGTGACACCGCGCCCGCAAACCACCCGCGAGGCCATTCACGGCGTGGTGAACCGGCCGGAGGGGCAGATTGTGTTTGTGGACACGCCGGGATTCTTCAAGACGCACGCGAGCGCCCTGGTGGAAACGCTGCACAAACGCGCCAAGGAAGCGCTGGCTGACGTGGATGTGATCGTGCACGTGGCGGACCCGACCCGGCCGATTGGCGAGGAGGACGAAATTGTCCTCGCGGTTTTGGCGAAGCAATCCAAGCCCAAGATTCTCTGTTTGAACAAGACGGACGTGCCGTATCGGCGTTACCGCAGTCCGTGGTTCATGAAGCAGAACGATTACGCGGCGGTGGTGGAAGTTTCGGCCATTGACCGGCAAAACCTTGCGGCGTTGACCGACGCCATCATCCAGCAACTGCCTGTCGGGCCGGCGTTGTATCCGCCCGAGCAGGTCAGCAATGCCACGCGGGAGTTCACCTTTGCCGAAGTGATTCGCGAGCAGATCTATCTCCAGACCGGCGAAGAGGTGCCTTACCGGACCAGCGTCGAACTGGACGCCATCGAAGAAGCTGTCAGTGAAACCGGAAAGCCGGTTTTACGGGTGAAGGCAACCATCCTCACGCCCAGCGACCGTTACCAACGGATGTTGATTGGCGCCAAGGCCCGCATGGTGAAGTCCCTGCGGCTGGCCGCGCAGCAACAGTTGCGCAAGCTCACGGGCAAGAAGGTGTCACTCGACCTCGAAGTGCTGGTGGACAAAAAGATGTTGAAGTGAGGCGCTGAGCCGGTCGCGCCGGAAAACAAAAAGGCCAGCCCGACGCGGGCTGGCCTTTGTTTGTCGGAAAGGTCTTTCAGTGGCTGCAGCCACAGCCACCATGGCTGTGTTCGTGGCCGTGAGCATGATCATGGTCGTGGTCATGATCGCCACCACAGCAATCGCCGTCGCCGTGACCGCCGCAGCAGCCGCCTTGCTCAAAATCCTCCGCCTTGGGCAACCGGCCCAGTTCGATGGTCTTGGAAACGTAGTCCTGGATCGTGTCGCGCAGCCCGTGCAATTCCTCCTGGGCATCGATGAATCCGCGCGCCACGGGATTGGCGAGCAGGGCATCGCGGCTTTGCTCGAAATCCGTGATTTCCTCACCGCTCAAGGGCAGCGACTGGTGCTGCTTTTCGTGCAGCGCGCGGCCTTTGCGCATGACGGTTTCATACTGGTTGCGCGCGGCTTCGTCGCCCATGAAGGCGTCGATCCGCTGGCGCATCGTGCGCATGGTGGACTGGTTCAGAATGGTCTGGCAAAGGTCCTGGGTTTTTTGCAGGACGACCGGGTCTTGAGCGATGGCTGACATGTTCTTCTTTGGTTTTGGCGGCCCGGTGACGGGGCGAACGAATGCTCCGGCGCGGCCGCGGCGGGATAGTTCCACAGCTTGCCGGCGAATGCAAATGCGCGTTTTGCCGCGCTTGTCGGGCCGGGTTAAATACCTCATTTTCAAGCGGTGCATGCCGCTTCTTCCTCAGCCGCAACCGCCCGTGCCCAAGGAATGCCGGTTTTTCGCGTTGGTCTGAGGCTGATGCTGGCCGGGTGGCTGTTGGTCGGCGTTTGTCCAGGTCCGGTGCATGCCGCCGGGACCAACGCGTTCTTCCGGATTTGCGTGGTCGATTCCGCCACTGGACGGGGCGTGCCGTTGGTGGAGCTGCGAACCGTGAGCCAGGTGCGTTACTACACCGACAGCGCCGGCCTGGTGGCTTTCGCCGAGCCTGGCCTGATGGGGCGCGACGTTTGGTTTCACGTGTGGAGCCACGGCTATGAATTTCCCCGCGACGGCTTTGGCAATGCCGGTGTGCGTTTGCGGCCCGAGCCCGGCGGCCGGGCCGAAATCAAACTGAAGCGGATCAACATTGCCGAACGGCTGTATCGCATCACCGGCGAGGGCATCTACCGCGACACCGTATTGCTGGGCGAACCTGCGCCCATCGCTGAACCGGTCTTGAACGGCGACGTCGTGGGGCAGGATTCATCGGTCCCTGCATTGTATCACGGACACATCTACTGGTTCTGGGGGGACACCTCCCGGGCGGAGTATCCGCTGGGTAATTTTGCCACTGCGGGCGCCACCTCCGAACTGCCGGACCACGGCGGGCTTTCCCCATCGCAGGGCGTCAACCTTCACTATTTCACCGACGCCAACGGTTTCAGCCGCGGCATGGCGCCCGTTGCCGGCGGCGGTCCGGTTTGGATCGAGCAGCCGGTGGTCGTGACGAATGCCGGCCGCGAAGTGATGGTAACGCATTACCGTCGCATGAAAAATCTCGGCACCAAAGTCGAACAGGGATTGATGATTTTCGACGATGCCCGGGAGCAGTTTGTAAAGGTCCGGGAGGAGGACTTGCGGGAAAGCTGGCGGTTCATTGCCGGGCGACCGTTTGAGTGGCGGGACGCGGGCACAAACTATTTTGTTTTCGCCCGTCCGTTCGCCACGGTGCGGGTCAAGGCCGACCTGGCCAGCGTCACGAATCCGGCGAGCTATCAGGCATTCACATGCCTCGCTCCCGACAGCACGCCGGCGCAGCCGCGCATTGGGCGCGACGCGCAGGACCATGTCGTTTGGAACTGGCAGAACAGGCATCCACCATTGACCCAGAAGGCGGAGCGTGAACTCGTTCGGCGCGGGCGGCTGCGGCCCGACGAGGCGCGCTATCAGTTGATCGATGTCGATTCGGGCGACCCGGTCGAAATGCAGCACGCCTCAATTCATTGGAACGCCTTTCGCCAGTGCTGGATTCTGATTGGCGTGCAAATCGGCGGGCGCTCCCATTTGGGCGAAGTCTGGTATGCCGAAGCGACGAGCCCGCTCGGTCCCTGGCGCCAGGCGAAGCGCATCGTGACCCACGAGAAGTATTCGTTCTACAATCCGGCGCAGCTGCCGTTCTTTGATGAGGCCGGCGGCCGTTACGTTTACTTCGAGGGCACTTACAGCCACACCTTCTCCGGCAATGACCAGCCCACGCCGCGCTACGATTACAACCAGCTCATGTATCGCCTCGATCTGGCCGACCCGCGCCTGCGCTTTCCAACGGTTGAACAGGGAAACTCAAATTCCCGTTGAGTTCGCGCGGGTTTGGCGCACCATGCGCGGACCATTCAGGAACGAACACCATGGCGACACTGCAAATCCGACCGGCCGGCTCCTGCGAATACGACGAGCTTTCCCTCGGCGAAATCATGCTGCGCCTTGACCCCGGCGAGGGCCGCATCCGCACCGCGCGCGAATTCCGCGTCTGGGAAGGCGGCGGCGAATACAACGTGGCGCGTGGTCTGCGCCGGTGCTTCGGACTCCGGACGGCCGTGGCGACCGCGTTTGCGGACAACGACGTGGGCCGGCTGCTCGAGGACTTCATCCTGCAGGGCGGGGTGGCCACCGACTTCATCAAATGGCTGCCCTTCGATGGCGTCGGGCGCAGCGTGCGCAACGGCCTCAATTTCACGGAGCGCGGTTTCGGCGTGCGCGGGGCCTTGGGCGTGTCCGACCGCGGGCTCAGCGCGGCGTCACAACTCAAGCCGGGTGATTTCGACTGGGACCACATTTTCGGCACGCTCGGGGTGCGCTGGCTGCACACGGGCGGCATCTTCGCCGCCTTGAGCGACACCACGCCGCAACTCGTGATCGAGTGCGTCAAGAAGGCCAAGGAGCACGGCACCGTGGTCAGTTACGATTTGAACTACCGTCCGTCGCTCTGGAAATCCATTGGCGGCCAGGCGCGCGCGCAGGAGGTGAACAAGGAAATCGCGCGCTACGTGGACGTGATGATCGGCAACGAGGAGGACTTCACCGCCTGTCTTGGCTTTCACGTCGAAGGCGCCGATGAGAATTTGCTGCACATCGACGTGACGGCGTTTCAGCGCATGATTGAAACGGTCATCAAGGAATACCCGAACTTCAAGGCCACCGCCACCACGCTGCGCGCCGCCAAGACCGCGACCGTCAATGATTGGGGCGCGATTGCGTGGCATGACGGCAAATTTTACGAGAGCCGCCCTTATCCGGATCTGGAAATCCTCGACCGCGTCGGCGGTGGCGACAGTTTTGCGTCCGGCTTCATTTACGGGAT includes the following:
- the era gene encoding GTPase Era codes for the protein KSTLLNALVGTKVSIVTPRPQTTREAIHGVVNRPEGQIVFVDTPGFFKTHASALVETLHKRAKEALADVDVIVHVADPTRPIGEEDEIVLAVLAKQSKPKILCLNKTDVPYRRYRSPWFMKQNDYAAVVEVSAIDRQNLAALTDAIIQQLPVGPALYPPEQVSNATREFTFAEVIREQIYLQTGEEVPYRTSVELDAIEEAVSETGKPVLRVKATILTPSDRYQRMLIGAKARMVKSLRLAAQQQLRKLTGKKVSLDLEVLVDKKMLK
- a CDS encoding sugar kinase encodes the protein MATLQIRPAGSCEYDELSLGEIMLRLDPGEGRIRTAREFRVWEGGGEYNVARGLRRCFGLRTAVATAFADNDVGRLLEDFILQGGVATDFIKWLPFDGVGRSVRNGLNFTERGFGVRGALGVSDRGLSAASQLKPGDFDWDHIFGTLGVRWLHTGGIFAALSDTTPQLVIECVKKAKEHGTVVSYDLNYRPSLWKSIGGQARAQEVNKEIARYVDVMIGNEEDFTACLGFHVEGADENLLHIDVTAFQRMIETVIKEYPNFKATATTLRAAKTATVNDWGAIAWHDGKFYESRPYPDLEILDRVGGGDSFASGFIYGMMTTGHAQAAVDYGAAHGALAMTTPGDTSMANLAEVEKLVRGGGARVQR
- a CDS encoding YlbF family regulator, which translates into the protein MSAIAQDPVVLQKTQDLCQTILNQSTMRTMRQRIDAFMGDEAARNQYETVMRKGRALHEKQHQSLPLSGEEITDFEQSRDALLANPVARGFIDAQEELHGLRDTIQDYVSKTIELGRLPKAEDFEQGGCCGGHGDGDCCGGDHDHDHDHAHGHEHSHGGCGCSH